The following proteins come from a genomic window of Aptenodytes patagonicus chromosome 21, bAptPat1.pri.cur, whole genome shotgun sequence:
- the RCC1 gene encoding regulator of chromosome condensation → MPGKRTAKKSPVPEEESPGTKKIKVCHPSHHAQPGLVLTLGQGDVGQLGLGEDVMERKKPALVPLPEMMVQVEAGGMHTVCLSQTGKIYTFGCNDEGALGRDTSAEGSETTPGLVELQEKVVQVSAGDSHTAALTEDGRVFVWGSFRDNNGVIGLLEPMKTSSVPVLLQLSVPVVKIVSGNDHLVMLTVDGDLFTCGCGEQGQLGRVPALFANRGGRKGLQRLLVPQRVPVRGKGNRGKMRFQDAFCGAYFTFAVTQEGHIYGFGLSNYHQLGTQGTEPCFSPQNLTCFKNSTKSWVGFSGGQHHTVCVDSEGKAYSLGRAEYGRLGLGAGAEEKSTPTVIPELPSISSVACGASVGYAVSSDGRAFAWGMGTNYQLGTGEEDDVWSPVEMTGKQLENRTVLAVSSGGQHTVLLVKDKEQS, encoded by the exons ATGCCAGGGAAACGCACTGCGAAGAAGAGCCCGGTGCCGGAAGAAGAGTCTCCTGGAACGAAGAAAATTAAAG TCTGCCACCCGTCCCACCACGCACAGCCCGGCCTGGTGCTGAcgctggggcagggggatgtCGGCCAGCTCGGCCTGGGGGAGGACGTGATGGAGAGGAAGAAGCCGGCCCTGGTGCCGCTGCCGGAGATGATGGTGCAGGTGGAAGCCGGAGGGATGCACACGGTGTGCCTCAGCCAGACGGGAAAA ATCTACACCTTTGGCTGCAACGATGAAGGCGCCCTCGGGCGCGACACCTCGGCAGAAGGGTCGGAGACCACGCCGGGGCTGGTGGAGCTGCAGGAAAAGGTGGTGCAGGTCTCTGCGGGGGACAGTCACACAGCCGCGCTGACGGAAGACGGCAGGGTTTTTGTCTGGGGCTCTTTCAGG GATAACAATGGGGTGATCGGCTTGCTGGAGCCCATGAAGACGAGCTCCGTTCCTGTGCTGCTCCAGCTCAGTGTACCCGTTGTTAAAATTGTCTCAG gGAATGACCACTTAGTGATGTTGACGGTGGACGGTGACCTCTTCACGTGCGGCTGCGGCGAGCAGGGCCAGCTGGGGAGAGTGCCGGCGCTCTTTGCCAACCGAGGAGGAAGGAAAGGCCTGC AGCGCCTGCTGGTCCCCCAGCGCGTCCCTGTCAGAGGCAAAGGCAACAGAGGCAAAATGCGTTTCCAGGATGCCTTTTGCGGGGCTTACTTCACCTTCGCCGTCACGCAGGAGGGACACATCTATGGATTCGGCCTCTCCAACTACCACCAGCTGG GGACCCAGGGCACCGAGCCCTGCTTCTCCCCGCAGAACCTGACGTGCTTCAAGAACTCCACCAAGTCCTGGGTCGGGTTCTCCGGTGGGCAGCACCACACGGTGTGTGTCGACTCAGAGG GTAAAGCCTACAGCCTGGGCAGGGCCGAGTACGGCCGGCTGGGCCTCGGGGCAGGGGCGGAGGAGAAGAGCACGCCCACGGTCATCCCGGAGCTCCCCAGCATCTCTTCCGTCGCATGCGGCGCATCGGTCGGCTACGCCGTCAGCAGTGACG GACGAGCGTTTGCCTGGGGCATGGGCACCAACTACCAGCTGGGCACAGGGGAGGAGGACGACGTCTGGAGCCCCGTGGAGATGACGGGCAAGCAGCTGGAAAACCGCACGGTCCTGGCCGTGTCCAGCGGCGGCCAACACACTGTGCTGCTGGTCAAGGACAAGGAGCAGAGTTGA